The Oncorhynchus mykiss isolate Arlee chromosome 20, USDA_OmykA_1.1, whole genome shotgun sequence genomic sequence TTCGGCATGCAAAATGATATGAAGATCACTGAGTATCAACACCGTTCTATCCTGAGTCTGACCCTGAAGGAAAGAATGCATGAGTTGTCACAAAATATTTCGTATTTTAGGTAGGTAGGAAACCTACGTCAGCAAAACATTTGAGTGAATTGGTGATTTGCAACGCTATAATACATTTTTCCGACTGACGCATGCTAAATTTGGATCGGTTTGGGGTCCGTGGACCGACGCAGTACTCTCAAACATTTGCATCGGAGACTGATGTGTATTGTTAAAGCTGTAAGGATTCACCGAGTGGACATGTTTCTAATGTTTGAGGCTATTGATGCCACAAATATACTGACACACAACAAATACTATTAATGGATACACCTGGGTCTAAGGAGATACACTATGTAATGTTTGACTTTTGTTTTGTTTAGGGCCTATACAGGATGTAATTTAGGAAACTTGTTTTTCCAATGTTGGGTCTCAGGGTTAAGGTGGACAGTGCAGGGCGGGATATGGCAGGGAAAACTTACCTCAGTCCAGAGATGGAAGATGTCGCTGTCCTTCTAATTATCCTAAATTgaagattgaaatactgctaGTTTGTAATTAAACTGCCTTTTTCATCCTCATGCTAGGTAGCAAAGGCCATTTTGGGATAGCCCATATAACTTTGTGCTGAACAACAAAGGAGCCTGATTGTCTGACTATCCTTTGTTGCTCAACGCAACGTGCCATTCTAAAATAGCTGCTGTGGCTTCTGCTACCTAGCATGAGGACAAAGGCAGTTTAATTAAAAACTAACAGTATTTCAATCTTCTTGATGTCATTTTGGATAATGGGATAAATAGGAGTATGGCGACATCTTCCATCTCTGGATGAGGTACGTTTTCTCAGtcatatcctgcgccggctccaCACTTCCCTCATTTTGGCAGCCGTGCGTTCTGACCTGAAAGTTTTTGTATTTATTGCCTGAATCTCAGGTCAGAACGATCTGGCTAgtattggctcaaacacattttcTTTTTACCATTAGCACCCCTTTTTGCATTGTTCAACCCTGACTGTAACTGAATCAATTGTAACAAAAGGCATTGCTGTCCTCATTAAAACCAAATGCTCTATTTCagttccccctcttcctctccccgcTCTGCGCCTCATGGTCCCACCACTGCGCCTGGTCTCAGCAGCCATCTGGCAAACGATCCAGCAGAGTCACGTGATGGATTATGGGATGCTGGAGGAGTTTGTTACCATGGTCACAGATGTGGTTCCAGAGCTTCTGAATGACAGTCAGAGGGCCCAACTTATTCTGGGTCTTCGAGCACgggtgagagggagggacggaACTAGTGCTCTTGTGCGGAAAGATGAGATTAACATATTTAGTCATGCATGTCTTCCCCTCTACATTTTCTGACTTGGATGCTCTGCTTTCAGCTGGTCCTGGAGTTGTGTCGCTCGAAGCCGTTCACAGACCTCCAGACCATTCAGCCACACCTGGACAGGATAAAGACCCTTACACCTCTCTGGGGGACACAGGTGAGCTCCTCACGGGCAGAGAATCCGCTAATGTCTGTCGGTCATAAATATTTCTGATATGACTGATCCATTAGGTCAAACATATGCAGCATAAATGAAAAGCTATCATTTAGGATGTCCTGATTTAAGGCAACATTTATATTCTGTGTTTAAGGCGGATGCAGAGGTGGGATTATCTGAATCCAGCTTCCTGGGGCTGGTTCAAACCCTTCTGAAAGACCCAGATGAGAGGGAACATTTCTTCCAGGTCAGTGGGTATGGAATAGTTGTCAGTTCCATGTGACTGCTGTATGTTTCCACAAATGAAAAATCCCAGGAGATTATTTAATAGATGGCTTATATTCCTTTACTCATAGGAATATGAGTAAAAATAtaatcctgaccaacctgccttctaaatacacctctgctgtcttcaaccaggatttcagcgatcactgcctcattgcctgcgtccgtaatgggtccgcggtcaaacgaccacccctcatcactgtcaaatgctccctaaaactcttcagcgagcaggcctttctaatcgacttggtccgggtatcctggaaggatattgacctcatcccgtcagtagaggatgcctggttgttcttttaaaagtgctttcctcaccatcttaaataagcatgccccgttcaaaaaatgtagaactaagaacagatatagtcctTGCTCTATAGTCCTTgctcttgaccagcacaaaaacatcctgtggcatactgcattagcatcaaacagccaccgcgatatgcaacttttcagggaagttaggaaccaatatacacaggcagttaggaaagcaaaggctagctttttcaaacagaaatttgcatcctgtagcacaaactccaaaaagttctcggacactgtaaagtccattgagaataagagcacctcctcccagcttcccactgcactgaggctaggaaacacagccaccactgataaatctacaataatcgagaatttcaataagcatttttctacggctggccatgctttccacctggctccCCCATTTcaccttcacccaaatccagatagctgatgttgtgaaagagctgcaaaatctgtacccctgcaaatcagctgggctagacaatctggaccttctctttctaaaattatctgctgcaattgttgcaacccctattactagcctgttcaacctctatttcatatcgtctgaggtccctaaagattggaaagatgccgcggtcattcccctcttcaaagggggagacactcttgacccaaactgttagacctatatccatcctgccctgccttaagtcttcaaaagccaagttaacaaacagatcaccgaccatttcgaatcccaccgtaccttctccgctatgcaatctggttgcCGAACTGGTTATGGGTGCTGCTCaaccatgctcaaggtcctaatcgatatcataaccgccatcgataagagacaatattttgcagccgtattcatcgacctgaccaaggctttcgactctgtcactcaccgcattcttatcggcagactcaacagccttggtttctcaaatgactgcctctcctggttcaccaactacttctctgatagagttcagtgtgtcaaatcggagggcctgttgtccggacctctggcagtctctatgggggtgccacagggttcaattcttgggccgactcttttctctgtatacatcaatgatgtcgctcttactgctggtgattctctgttccacctctacgcagacgacaccattctgtatacttctggcccttctttggacactgtgttaactaacttccAGATGAGCTtgaatgccatacaactctccttccgtagcttccaactgcttttaaatgcaagtaaaactaaatgcatgctcttcaaccgatagctactcgcccgtctagcatcacttctctggatggttctgacttagaatatgtggacaactacaaaacctAGGTGTcttgttagactgtaaactctccttccagactcgcattaagcatctccaatccaaaattaaatctagaatcggcttcctatttcacaacaaagcatccttcactcatgctgccaaacatacccttgaaAATCTGactgtcctaccgatccttgactttggtgatgtcatttacaaaatagtctccaaaTCTCTActcagactacatccaatttgctatcacagtgcaatccgttttgtcaccaaagccccatatactacctaccactgcgacctatgctctcgttggctggccctcgcttcatattcgtcgccaaacccactggctccaggtcatctataagtctttgcaaggtaaagccctgccttatctcagctcactggtcaccatagcagcatgtgctccagcaggtatatttcactggtcatccccaaagccaacttttcctttggccacctttatttccagttctctgctgccaattagAAAAATCACGGcagctggagacccatatctccctcactaactttaagcatcagctgtcagagcagcgtaccgatcattgcacctgtacacagccaatctgtaaagaGCCCACCCAACTACCCCCATCcccatgttatttattttttgctcctttgcaccccagtatctctacttgcacatctatcactccagtgtttaattgctaaattgtaattatttctatggcctatttattgcctgtatatatacttttctattgtgttattgacagtaCGTTTGTTCATCCCATGTGTTAATCTGTtctttttgttgcactgctttgctttatcttggccaggtcgcagttgaatatgagaacttgttctcaactggcctacctggtgaaataataatacaattttaaaaactcTGTTTTAGGATGTTTTTCCTGTAGAATTTGGTTCCAGTTATGATGCAGCCATACAGAAACTCATGTGGCAATTCCTTTCGAGACTGGAGAAGCTACTTCCTGTGTCAAACTTCCAACAGGTACTAGTAGAAATACAATTATATAGAGGAACCATGGGCTTGACACTTACGCAATATTGTGAATTCTACCTATATTCCTTCTAACTCTGTATTCCTCATTGTGTCAGGCTGCCTTGCTGCTCAGcgactccccctctcttcttgaGGAATGTGTTGAGTCAGTGTCTCACCCTCAGCAGCTGAAAACTCTGCTTCAGTACCACAGAGACCTTGGCCAGCTGGACAACCATGGTAAGCAATTTCACAGGACCCGTATAGATGTTTGCTTTTCTTCTGTAGGGACAAAAACATTTTCACTATTCAAAGTTTCTTTCATTTATCCTCTTCCCTTTCTAGATACTCTGTCTTCTTCCGATGGGGACTGCAttctctcagctctctgtctccctccagtaGAAAGGGTGGTGATTGCAACTGAACAGACAGATTCAGAAACACACGTATCATCCTTGAATGTCTTTATAGATACATTCACCAAAGAGTTGGAGGTGGACTCTGCAACACTGGCAAAGTACACAGAGATGGAACCCGGGACAAATATGGACGTAATAGCAGAGGATAGGGTGGAATGTAAGAGAAAGGAAAAAGCATCCTCAGTTATTAATGAAGAGGATAATTCAGAGTTTGCTGAGACTGAAGAGGTGGAACCAGTCTTGGTTTTAGGGGAAGATGGGAAGATGGCACCTTTAATCAAAACCAATAAACTCAAAGGGCTCAAAAGAGACAGAAATGACACCGGTGGCATGCCTGATGGAAAAAAACACCGAACACCTAGCCCTCCACAAATGAAAAGCATAGACCTGTCTGATACGATCATATCGTCCATGCTTCACAAGCCCTCAGTGGAGCTACAAAGGATTGACACCGCTAACCTGACGTTGCCCTTAGAACCAGTGAGAAGAAACAGGGGTCGTAAGATGAAGACATTGCTAGCACGAGAATTGAAGCAAACCAAAACTGAATTTTCAGAACAGAAAAAACGTGTCTGCAAGAGGGTTAAAACACCCCAAAACCCCAATATGTGCACAGTGTGTGGACGTGTCTTATCCCGCTTTTCAGACATGAAAAAGCACATGCAAACCCATAAGAACGGTCGCACCTATCAGTGTCGCAATTGTCAGAAGACTTTCAAGCACTTGTACACTTTGCAAACTCACAGAAAGTCATGTCTATTTGGAACTGGGCAACAAGAGGAGATTCCCTCTGTAGAGGGCAGTAGTGTTCCGTTTACTATGTGTGAGGCAGAATTCGCACAATCCTCAATAGACCGTAGAACATGCATGGTGTGCGGCAAGATTGTGCATCGCATTGGATACTTGAGTACCCACATGAAGATTCACTCTGCGAATCGTCACTATTCACTCGGAGAAGCGAAAGCAGTCCAGAAAGCATCACCTGAGGGAGAAGACACCGAGCCGTCCAGTGGTGTTACTCTTGAGGACAGTGACTCATCCTCCACCAGTACTCCCCAGGACCCATCTTACGACCCAGAACTCAGCCAGATCAAAAGACCAAAGTGCTCCAGCACAGCAAAGAAGTCAAACCGAAAAACCTTCCAAAAACCAAAACATATGTGCTGTATTTGTGGTAAATACGTGACTGCTGGAGCCTTTGAGTATCACATGAGAACTCACTCAGGCGAGCGCCCTTTCTCCTGCCCTCATCCTCAGTGTGGGATGAAGTTCATACACAGCGGAGGTTTGCGGGTCCATCTCAGACGCTATTGCAAGGTTCGGACAGTTGACGCTGCTGAGCTCGACAGCTTCAACATACGTTTTGAGTGTGACAAATGTGAGAAGACATTCACGATCCAATCAAAACTGAGGAAACACAAACTTATCCACGGCCCGCTCTACTGCACAGGGTGCAGGAAGGTATTGCCTGACTTAGAAACTTTAACCAGACACAAGCTTTGGCACAGGCCCGTTCAGTGCAGCATGTGTGAGGAGAGCTTCATGCTCACAAACCTCAGAACACACTATCTGGATGTCCATAAGTTCAGCGGACCGTTCGTCTGCACCCACTGTCCAAAAAGCTACAAGAAGTTCCATTCCCTCATCAAACACGAGATGGTTCACACCGGGAACCTCCCCTTACAGTGCTCCCAGTGTCCAAAGAGATTCATCTACAATTACGACCTAGTTGAACACGAGAAAAGGCACTCTGACGACAGGCCTTGTCTCTGCTGGGAGTGTGGCAAGGCCTTCTGTACCAACATTGACCTGAAACAACACATGCAGAATAGCCACGGTGAAAAATCCACAGAGTGTCGTTTCCCGTGTCGCCATTGTGGGAAACCCTTCAGGCTTAGTAATTCCCGTGCGAACCATGAGAAGACTAAGCATGGTGGGGTGCGCTACCCGTGTACGTACTGTGGCAAGCAGTTTGTTTGTGCAAATGCATTGAAAAGGCATGATCTGATTCACACGGGGGAGAGACCTTTTAAATGCAACCATAAGAGTTGTGATAAGGCTTTCAGGTCGAGAGCTGAACTGAGGATACACACGAGATACCATACTGGAGAACGGCCGTTCAAGTGCAACGTCTGTGGAAAGGGCTTTGTTCAAGCCAATTATCTCACTACGCACTACCGGACTCATACAGGAGAAAAGCCGTATTCATGTTCCGTCTGTGACAAAAGCTTTAACTACCATGACTCCTTGAAGAGACACATGTCTACACACTCAAACGAGAAGCCTTATAAATGCTTGGACTGTGGAAAAGCTTTCGAACGTAAAACTCTGCTGAATGTACATAAACGATCATGTACATCATTATTGAAATGTTAATAATCCCTCCTTCCCCCCAATTGTGCTTTAATGTAACAAGATGTACATTTGATAAGATTGTGGCCTGAGTGCATTTCCCActttatttttgtaatttttttgttgtGGCCAGTCAATGTTTCCCCTTTTCAAATAACTACAGTTATGCGAGAAAAGTCTAATTGAAACTAAATAAAAGTAGAATAAAATACTTGGTTATGGTTTTGTATAACACTGTTCTTTcagttcctctccttgtctcaacctggttagccatttcacatcggctactgtTGCCGAAAGGCTGGCAATTGGCGATATTGAGTTGTTTCATCTTACCGTCCAAAAGGAATCTATGCAAGTAGATTCGTAATGAAAGTATGCATACTTTCTATTTTTTTTCACCTTCTCGCCATTAGATTGAGGAAATCCATACCgttgcagcctgaatggagaatgttttatGTACAAACCAGCCCACAGGATATGAGTGTACCGGCTGCATAAATTCCCTTTGGATTATAAGATAAAACTACTCAAAATCGCTATCTGCTGGCCTTTGGACTATAGATTGTTTTCGTGATGTTACCTAAACCATGTGCGTGCTTCCATGGTGCAGAAGTCAgcgtgttgtgattctggatggctaGCAAGAATGACAAACTGCCATGTGGGGTGGGGTATCGTAAGTGGCTCGTTTCATCTTGTTATTGATAacatgtcttgttttgactgatttAATATCAATGCTAATGTGGCTAAgttgattagctagctagctaaataactgTAGTGATATGAGAGAAGTGCTTATTGTGcaaatgttttcaataaacattggagatgaAATGTAGATTGCATGTCAACATTATAAGCCAACCCAGTCTGTTTTTCACAATAGTTGCGCACGAGTTGGtcttgttgctaaacaaccaacccgtctatggCTACATATGCGCACACATCCCTGTCTAGGTTTGTAATAATCACATGTATGGTGTCAAATCCAATTAAAAAGTTGAACACGCACAAAATGGGGTGTGAGCAAGATGAAACCTCATTGCCCGATCATCGAGAGAGAAGAAATATGATCAAGCGAGCAGAGGTGTCCTGCGAGTTGttagggttgcgtcaattcgaatctggtatcaggataaatatgacattgagtcaccgattgtatactatgtatttttattagctaagcaataagtggtaaatgcaattttcatatacgggctctctgttccacctcgcagggcaaacagaactgacttgttcctgacaaagatattataaatATACTCTGACAAaggtagttcctgcttccgagccggcctgtccgagtagagactgggcgtggttgagactcacccagcctatcgttgattgttggcgcagaggctggtcccagccccctaagcgcttcagcggtcagttgttgtagttgtgtagaatatacagttatcaggcacctggctcctgttatctaacaaaagactgttcttgcaacactacgttctgaatgtgctccccccaactcattgcacagttcctgtattcatgtcattctgtatttttccatcatgagaaaggcccatggccctgaaactgttaacaatgtctcaagtcagcaatgttgcataacacatacatccacacaaaccAACAGCAaataatattcaatcacatatggtaacgggctatagtgcataacacagaaccTCACAGAGTGCGCAAGCCAGTCGGGAGTGTAAATTGAACTTGAGAGCTTGCAGTGTGGCTGAGCGAGCAGAACATTGTCACAGATCAACATCAAAAAAGTTAAATTCCACCTAAAACAATGACATGAGCACTGTCCCAATGAATCTCTGCTCAACTCCTCACTACTCACATCCTCCTCAAAACTCATTGGAGGAGATCTGAGGCGAGGAACCTAGGGTCGTCTCCAATTGGGTTTTAGAAGGAAAGGCaatggtcagtccttgtatccatagctctgtctatgaatttgagtggttacatttctccaaccccatCCCTCAGATCCAGTGAAGATCTCCAGGTTCTTCAAGTGGGGCATCCGCATAATCTATAGAGGTCAGAACAATACACGAGATGGAATTAGATTTAATATGGAGTTGAAATCCAAATTTAGAGTACTTGTACAATCCATAGATCTTGGTCAAAAGGTCAACAAAAGTAGGGCACTGGAGTTTGAGGAAGGTGGAGCAATACATGCAGTATGTGCTGAGTTGTGTAAGGCATAAGATGAGTTGGTGACTCACTGGTCCAAACTTGGTGTTCTCTGCCTCATTGGTGTTGTGGTCCAGGGTGATGAAGTAGAAGCCTGACTCCACCTTGTCAAGCATTGTTCTTTCAACACAATGACCGGTCTCCTGAAAACAACTTGAGTGAGCGGGAGGAAAataaaatgtcaggaaatgtCACAGAGTTCAATTGGAGTTTACATGTTTTAACACCTTAATGTGCATTCAAGGTAACAGTCCAAGACTGCTatggataatacagtgccttgcgaaagtattcggcccccttgaactttgcgaccttttgccacatttcaggcttcaaacataaagatataaaactgtatttttttgtgaagaatcaacaacaagtgggacacaatcatgaagtggcactgtgatagtctcagaggtccgttaaaagcgcagagagcatcatgaagaacaaggaacacaccaggcaggtccgagatactgttgtgaagaagtttaaagccggatttggatacaaaaagatttcccaagctttaaacatcccaaggagcactgcgcaagcgataatattgaaatggaaggagtatcagaccactgcaaatctaccaagacctggccgtccctctaaactttcagctcatacaaggagaagactgatcagagatgcagccaagaggcccatgatcactctggatgaactgcagagatctacagctgaggtgggagactctgtccataggacaacaatcagtcgtatattgcacaaatctggcctttatggaagagtggcaagaagaaagccatttcttaaagatatccataaaaagtgttgtttaaagtttgccacaggccacctgggagacacaccaaacatgtggaagaaggtgctctggtcagatgaaaccaaaatggaactttttggcaacaatgcaaaacgttatgtttggcgtaaaagcaacacagctgaacacaccatccccactgtcaaacatggtggtggca encodes the following:
- the LOC110498867 gene encoding zinc finger protein 11 isoform X2 translates to MRGHVSVKNGEEGGCGGSGLALSAVVRPAGGTAKFFPPLPLPALRLMVPPLRLVSAAIWQTIQQSHVMDYGMLEEFVTMVTDVVPELLNDSQRAQLILGLRARLVLELCRSKPFTDLQTIQPHLDRIKTLTPLWGTQADAEVGLSESSFLGLVQTLLKDPDEREHFFQDVFPVEFGSSYDAAIQKLMWQFLSRLEKLLPVSNFQQAALLLSDSPSLLEECVESVSHPQQLKTLLQYHRDLGQLDNHDTLSSSDGDCILSALCLPPVERVVIATEQTDSETHVSSLNVFIDTFTKELEVDSATLAKYTEMEPGTNMDVIAEDRVECKRKEKASSVINEEDNSEFAETEEVEPVLVLGEDGKMAPLIKTNKLKGLKRDRNDTGGMPDGKKHRTPSPPQMKSIDLSDTIISSMLHKPSVELQRIDTANLTLPLEPVRRNRGRKMKTLLARELKQTKTEFSEQKKRVCKRVKTPQNPNMCTVCGRVLSRFSDMKKHMQTHKNGRTYQCRNCQKTFKHLYTLQTHRKSCLFGTGQQEEIPSVEGSSVPFTMCEAEFAQSSIDRRTCMVCGKIVHRIGYLSTHMKIHSANRHYSLGEAKAVQKASPEGEDTEPSSGVTLEDSDSSSTSTPQDPSYDPELSQIKRPKCSSTAKKSNRKTFQKPKHMCCICGKYVTAGAFEYHMRTHSGERPFSCPHPQCGMKFIHSGGLRVHLRRYCKVRTVDAAELDSFNIRFECDKCEKTFTIQSKLRKHKLIHGPLYCTGCRKVLPDLETLTRHKLWHRPVQCSMCEESFMLTNLRTHYLDVHKFSGPFVCTHCPKSYKKFHSLIKHEMVHTGNLPLQCSQCPKRFIYNYDLVEHEKRHSDDRPCLCWECGKAFCTNIDLKQHMQNSHGEKSTECRFPCRHCGKPFRLSNSRANHEKTKHGGVRYPCTYCGKQFVCANALKRHDLIHTGERPFKCNHKSCDKAFRSRAELRIHTRYHTGERPFKCNVCGKGFVQANYLTTHYRTHTGEKPYSCSVCDKSFNYHDSLKRHMSTHSNEKPYKCLDCGKAFERKTLLNVHKRSCTSLLKC
- the LOC110498867 gene encoding zinc finger protein 420 isoform X3, translated to MRGHVSVKNGEEGGCGGSGLALSAVVRPAGVPPLPLPALRLMVPPLRLVSAAIWQTIQQSHVMDYGMLEEFVTMVTDVVPELLNDSQRAQLILGLRARLVLELCRSKPFTDLQTIQPHLDRIKTLTPLWGTQADAEVGLSESSFLGLVQTLLKDPDEREHFFQDVFPVEFGSSYDAAIQKLMWQFLSRLEKLLPVSNFQQAALLLSDSPSLLEECVESVSHPQQLKTLLQYHRDLGQLDNHDTLSSSDGDCILSALCLPPVERVVIATEQTDSETHVSSLNVFIDTFTKELEVDSATLAKYTEMEPGTNMDVIAEDRVECKRKEKASSVINEEDNSEFAETEEVEPVLVLGEDGKMAPLIKTNKLKGLKRDRNDTGGMPDGKKHRTPSPPQMKSIDLSDTIISSMLHKPSVELQRIDTANLTLPLEPVRRNRGRKMKTLLARELKQTKTEFSEQKKRVCKRVKTPQNPNMCTVCGRVLSRFSDMKKHMQTHKNGRTYQCRNCQKTFKHLYTLQTHRKSCLFGTGQQEEIPSVEGSSVPFTMCEAEFAQSSIDRRTCMVCGKIVHRIGYLSTHMKIHSANRHYSLGEAKAVQKASPEGEDTEPSSGVTLEDSDSSSTSTPQDPSYDPELSQIKRPKCSSTAKKSNRKTFQKPKHMCCICGKYVTAGAFEYHMRTHSGERPFSCPHPQCGMKFIHSGGLRVHLRRYCKVRTVDAAELDSFNIRFECDKCEKTFTIQSKLRKHKLIHGPLYCTGCRKVLPDLETLTRHKLWHRPVQCSMCEESFMLTNLRTHYLDVHKFSGPFVCTHCPKSYKKFHSLIKHEMVHTGNLPLQCSQCPKRFIYNYDLVEHEKRHSDDRPCLCWECGKAFCTNIDLKQHMQNSHGEKSTECRFPCRHCGKPFRLSNSRANHEKTKHGGVRYPCTYCGKQFVCANALKRHDLIHTGERPFKCNHKSCDKAFRSRAELRIHTRYHTGERPFKCNVCGKGFVQANYLTTHYRTHTGEKPYSCSVCDKSFNYHDSLKRHMSTHSNEKPYKCLDCGKAFERKTLLNVHKRSCTSLLKC
- the LOC110498867 gene encoding zinc finger protein 420 isoform X4 — encoded protein: MRGHVSVKNVPPLPLPALRLMVPPLRLVSAAIWQTIQQSHVMDYGMLEEFVTMVTDVVPELLNDSQRAQLILGLRARLVLELCRSKPFTDLQTIQPHLDRIKTLTPLWGTQADAEVGLSESSFLGLVQTLLKDPDEREHFFQDVFPVEFGSSYDAAIQKLMWQFLSRLEKLLPVSNFQQAALLLSDSPSLLEECVESVSHPQQLKTLLQYHRDLGQLDNHDTLSSSDGDCILSALCLPPVERVVIATEQTDSETHVSSLNVFIDTFTKELEVDSATLAKYTEMEPGTNMDVIAEDRVECKRKEKASSVINEEDNSEFAETEEVEPVLVLGEDGKMAPLIKTNKLKGLKRDRNDTGGMPDGKKHRTPSPPQMKSIDLSDTIISSMLHKPSVELQRIDTANLTLPLEPVRRNRGRKMKTLLARELKQTKTEFSEQKKRVCKRVKTPQNPNMCTVCGRVLSRFSDMKKHMQTHKNGRTYQCRNCQKTFKHLYTLQTHRKSCLFGTGQQEEIPSVEGSSVPFTMCEAEFAQSSIDRRTCMVCGKIVHRIGYLSTHMKIHSANRHYSLGEAKAVQKASPEGEDTEPSSGVTLEDSDSSSTSTPQDPSYDPELSQIKRPKCSSTAKKSNRKTFQKPKHMCCICGKYVTAGAFEYHMRTHSGERPFSCPHPQCGMKFIHSGGLRVHLRRYCKVRTVDAAELDSFNIRFECDKCEKTFTIQSKLRKHKLIHGPLYCTGCRKVLPDLETLTRHKLWHRPVQCSMCEESFMLTNLRTHYLDVHKFSGPFVCTHCPKSYKKFHSLIKHEMVHTGNLPLQCSQCPKRFIYNYDLVEHEKRHSDDRPCLCWECGKAFCTNIDLKQHMQNSHGEKSTECRFPCRHCGKPFRLSNSRANHEKTKHGGVRYPCTYCGKQFVCANALKRHDLIHTGERPFKCNHKSCDKAFRSRAELRIHTRYHTGERPFKCNVCGKGFVQANYLTTHYRTHTGEKPYSCSVCDKSFNYHDSLKRHMSTHSNEKPYKCLDCGKAFERKTLLNVHKRSCTSLLKC
- the LOC110498867 gene encoding zinc finger protein 11 isoform X1, translated to MTWPPQSPDLNPIEMVWDWLDRRVTEKQSASAQHMWELLQNSWKSIPVPPLPLPALRLMVPPLRLVSAAIWQTIQQSHVMDYGMLEEFVTMVTDVVPELLNDSQRAQLILGLRARLVLELCRSKPFTDLQTIQPHLDRIKTLTPLWGTQADAEVGLSESSFLGLVQTLLKDPDEREHFFQDVFPVEFGSSYDAAIQKLMWQFLSRLEKLLPVSNFQQAALLLSDSPSLLEECVESVSHPQQLKTLLQYHRDLGQLDNHDTLSSSDGDCILSALCLPPVERVVIATEQTDSETHVSSLNVFIDTFTKELEVDSATLAKYTEMEPGTNMDVIAEDRVECKRKEKASSVINEEDNSEFAETEEVEPVLVLGEDGKMAPLIKTNKLKGLKRDRNDTGGMPDGKKHRTPSPPQMKSIDLSDTIISSMLHKPSVELQRIDTANLTLPLEPVRRNRGRKMKTLLARELKQTKTEFSEQKKRVCKRVKTPQNPNMCTVCGRVLSRFSDMKKHMQTHKNGRTYQCRNCQKTFKHLYTLQTHRKSCLFGTGQQEEIPSVEGSSVPFTMCEAEFAQSSIDRRTCMVCGKIVHRIGYLSTHMKIHSANRHYSLGEAKAVQKASPEGEDTEPSSGVTLEDSDSSSTSTPQDPSYDPELSQIKRPKCSSTAKKSNRKTFQKPKHMCCICGKYVTAGAFEYHMRTHSGERPFSCPHPQCGMKFIHSGGLRVHLRRYCKVRTVDAAELDSFNIRFECDKCEKTFTIQSKLRKHKLIHGPLYCTGCRKVLPDLETLTRHKLWHRPVQCSMCEESFMLTNLRTHYLDVHKFSGPFVCTHCPKSYKKFHSLIKHEMVHTGNLPLQCSQCPKRFIYNYDLVEHEKRHSDDRPCLCWECGKAFCTNIDLKQHMQNSHGEKSTECRFPCRHCGKPFRLSNSRANHEKTKHGGVRYPCTYCGKQFVCANALKRHDLIHTGERPFKCNHKSCDKAFRSRAELRIHTRYHTGERPFKCNVCGKGFVQANYLTTHYRTHTGEKPYSCSVCDKSFNYHDSLKRHMSTHSNEKPYKCLDCGKAFERKTLLNVHKRSCTSLLKC